Within the Molothrus aeneus isolate 106 chromosome 1, BPBGC_Maene_1.0, whole genome shotgun sequence genome, the region CGTGGGAGTCGCAGGCGGCCGGGGGATCCCGGGGCTCACAGGCggccgggggggtcccggggctcaCAGGCAGCCGGGGCACGGGGCCGGTTTCTCCTCGCCACACTCGCGCTCCGGCGCTCCCGGCACTCGCTTCTCGTCGAAGGCGCGGGCGCAGCCGCCGGCCTTGGCCCAGAGCTGCCCGCGGGGGGGCTCGGGAGGGCGGGGGGCCAGGCAGGCGGCGCAGCAGCACGGTGGGGGCAGCCCCGGCGCCCGGGGGCTCGGGCCGCCCCCGGGGCACTTACAGGGGGGCACCGGggcggcgccggggccgggcgggggctcGTCCTGCAtcagctgcaggaggatgtCGGCAGCGCCCGAGGGGCTGTCGGGGCGCGCCGGGGGCGCCCCGCGGGAgcagggcggcagcagcagcgccgggGGCTCGGGGCCCTTGGCCAGGGGGTCGCCGGCGGCGCAGGGGGGGGCCAGGCCGACGCCGTGGGTGCGGCGGTGCCGCAGCAGGTGAGCCTTCTGGCTGAAGCCCTTGCCGCAGTCGGCGCAGCGGAACGGCCGCTCCCCGGTGTGCGTCCGCAGGTGCACGGCCAGGTTCACCTTCTGCCGGAAGCGCTTCCCGCACTCGGCACAGGCGTGGGGCCGCTCGGCGGCGCAGCCGTGGGGACACTCGGAGCACGCGTGGGGACACTCGGAGCACGCGTGGGGCTGCTCGGCGCAGCCGTGGGGCCGCTCGGCACAGGGGTGGGGGCGCTCGCAGGGGTGGGGATGCTCGGCACAGGTGCGAGGATGCTCGGCGCAGCCGCGGGGGCACTCGGCGCAGGCGTGGGGCTGCTCGCACGCGTGGGGCCGCTTGCCGCAGGCGTGGGGCTGCTCGCAGGGGTGGGGACACTCAGCACAGGGGTGCGGCCGCTCGGCGCAGGGCTGCGGCTGCCCGCAGGTGTGGGGTCGCTCACAGGCGTGAGGATGCTCCGTACAGGCGTGAGGATGCTCCGTACAGGCGTGAGGATGCTCGGCACAGGTGCGGCGCTGCTCGGGGCAGGTGTGGAGCCGGTCAGCGCAGCCGTGGGGACGCTCGGCACAAGCGTGGGGACGCTCGGCACAAGCGTGGGGACACTTGGCGCAGGTGTGCAGCTGCTCGGCGCAGGTGTGGGGCCGCTCGCCGCCGCCATGGCCTGGCCGGAGCCCCCCGTGCTCCGCACAGGCCTCCCCGCAGAGCCCGCAGGGGAAGGGGCTCCCGGCGGGGTCCAGGGTgccgggggccgggccgggggtcccggtgTGCACGCGCTGGTGCACCCGCAGGGACAATTTGCTCTTGAAGCGCTTGGGGCACTCGAGGCAGGTGAAGGGCTGGCGGCCCAGGTGCGTCTTCTGGTGTGCCAGCAGGTTGGGCTTCTGGGCGAAGCGCTTCCCGCACTGGGCGCAGGCGAAGGGGCGCTCGCCCGTGTGTACCCGGTAGTGCGTCACCAGGTTGCCCTTCTGGTTGAAGCGGCGGCCGCAGACGCCGCAGGTGAAGGGCCGCTCACCTgtgtggatgcgctggtggGTGGCCAGGTTGGTTTTGAGGCTGAAGCGCTTGCCGCAGGTGTCGCAGCGGAAGGGGCCGCGCCCGCCGGCGCCGTGCCCGTGCCGCGGCGCCCGCTCGCACTGCGCCAGGCCCCGCCCGCACTCGGGGCACGGCCAGGGCCGGCCCTCGCCCGCCCGCGCCCCCGGGGGGGACCCGGGGGGCTGCTCGGCGCCCGGCTCCGCAGGGGGGGCGCCGGGGCACGGCTTGTGCCCCGCGTGGCTCTTCTGGTGGGCGACGAGGGCGAGCCAGAGCCCGAAGCTGTTGCCGCACTGATTGCAGATGAAGGGCTTTTCCGGGGAGAGCACGGCCTCGCCCGGCCCCGGCTGCGCCCCCAGGGGCCCCAGgaggggcgggccgggggcgaaGGGCGCGGCGGGCGCCTCGGGGGGCCGCAGCAGGGGCACCTTGGGGCAGAAGCCTTCGCCGCAGTGGGCGCAGGGGAAGGAGGGCTcggccgggggcgggggggggaagCCCTTCTCGGGGCACGGGAACAGCTCGGTGGCGCCCTCGGGGAGCTTGGgggcgggcgggagcggggcgaAGGGAGCGGGGTCctgcggggcgggcgcggggggcaGCAGGGCGGGCGCGGCCCCGAAGGGcgcggcgggggccgggccgcgcGCGGGGCAGCGGCGCTGGCGGGGGATGTGCGTCTTCTGGTGGGCCTTGAGGGACACCTTGTCCTTGAAGCACTTGTGGCACTGGGCGCAGGGGAAGGGGCGCAGGTCGGTGTGGGTGCTCTGGTGCGTGACCAGGTTGGTTTTCTGGGTGAAGCGCTTGCCGCACTGGGCGCAGGCGAAGGGCCGCTCACCTGTGTGCACCCGGTAGTGCGTCACCAGGTTGGTTTTCTGGTTGAAGCTGCGGCCGCACAGGAAGCAGGAGAAGGGCCGCTCGCccgtgtggatgcgccggtgcgTGATCAGGTTGGGCTTCTGCCGGAAGCTCTTGCCGCACTCGGGGCACACGAAGGGCGCGTCCTCGGGGCAGCCCCGCGCCGGCGCCCGCGCCCGCGCCTTGCCCTCCTCGGGGTGGGCGCCGTGGATGCGCTGGTGCGCCAGCAGGTTGGCCTTCTGCGAGAAGCTCTTGCCGCACTGGGCGCAGGGGAAGGGCCGCTCGCCCGTGTGCACGCGCCGGTGCGTCAGCAGGTTGGGCCGCTGGCTGAAGCTCTTGCCGCAGTCCCCGCAGCGGAACGGCTTCTCCCCGGTGTGGATGCGCTCGTGCGTCACCAGGCTCTGCTTCTGCCGGAAGCCCTTCCCGCACTGGGCGCAGCGGAAGGGGCCGGGGACGCCCCCCTGGGCCCCCCAGCAGCCGGCGCGGGGGgcaggggggtcccgggggggctcggggccgcGCTGCCCGCCGGGGAACCAGCGGCCGGAGCTGCCGCCCGCGGCGGCCgggaacagctccagggagccGGCGCCAATCCCGGGCTTCTCCTCGGGCTCCACCTTGCTCACCCGCCCGGGCTCCACTGCACCGGAGAGATCCCGGGGTTAGCCCGGCTCCCAGAGAATTCCAGGCTGTCCCGAGTGGGGAGGACCCAGGCCCAGCTCCCCCTTCCATGTGGGGCCCCCACTGCTGAACCATGGCGACATGGGACACCCCAAAGAGCTTCAACTCCCCAAGCCTCTCCTGGTGTGTGACACCCCAAAGGGCCCTCAAAACCCCCAGTTTGTGACACACAGGTCCAAAATTGTCTAAACTGGCTCAGAATGGCAAAAACTGGTCTAAAATGGCCAAAACTGGCTCTCAAAACTGGCCTACAATGACCACAAACTGGTCCAGTATTACCACAAATTGGTCATGAATGGCTGTGAACTGGCCCAGGATGGCGCCAAAATGGCTGAAAACTGGCCCAAAATGGCTGAAAAAGGTCTTTAAACTGGCCCCAAAATGTTCTAAACTGCCCCAGAACGCCCCTAAAGAATCCCAGCCCGCCTTttcccctgagccccccagtcCCACTGCTCTCCCCCAGTCCCACAGATCCGGACTCaccagcacaggggctgcccagggccttGGACTCCTCTGGGCCTGTCCGCGCGGCTCCGAACGGCTCCTCCGGCGGCTTCATCCCGAACAAACCCCCCGGCTTAAAGAACCGGTaccctggggggacacggggcagcgCCGTCGGGAGCCCGGCACGGCTGGGAGCGGGCTGATCCCGGGAGAGCCGGGCTGATCCCGGGAGAGCCGGGCTCTGGCACGGGGCATGGAGCCGCTCCTCAAGAAGCGGCTCCAGGTGAGCTGGGACGGAGCcatcctgggctctgggctttccctgcagcctctcccagccccgggAATCCCCAGAACACTTTCATCATCCCAGTTCAAAGTCCCCACAAAAATGCACAGAGTTCTGTGCGGaaaatcccaccccagcccccaCCCCAGGGTGTTCTCCTCCCCTCACCTGTGCAGGGATCCGAGGGGATCTCGGCGCCCACGGCATCCAGCTGGGATCCGGCCCGCGGCGCCGGGCTCAGCCGGGAATACGGGAGCAGATCCAGGGCGTGGgcgggctggggagggggcagcggcTCAGAGgcattttggggtcattttgggatGTTTGGGGACCTTTCCCTGGGTTTGGCCACAGGCCAAGGACAGGGATCGTGCCCCTATTCCTGCATCCCAAATACGAGGTTTCTCGCTCCAGGATGgagcccccatccctgctccccaaaccAGTCCCCTGCTCCCCCAAATCACACCCCCACCTCCCCAAACCAAATCCCCGCTTCTCCAGCAGATCCCTCCTTCCCAAACGAGATCCTTGCTCCCCCACAACAGATGCCCAGCCCCGTTCCTCCAGACCAGATCCCTGACCCCCAAAccaggtccctgtcccccccatccccACTGCCCACCCCCCAAaccagctccttttccagccaGGACCCGCACCGAGGGAGGAACATGTCCCGAGGACCTAGTCCTGCTTCTCCGGAGACACTGAACCCCCCCCCCGGTCCCCCGTGCCCTCCCGGGTCCCTCTCGTGTCCCCAAGCCCCCGCAGCCCGGTGGAGGCAGAGCCGGGAGGGGGGTGCGGCCCCCAATGCGCCGATTTCCCGGAAAAACtcctggggggctccaggggtcGAGGAAAAAAACACGGGAAAAGCCCCGGGCCCCGGGGATCCCCCCAAAGGCCGCGGGGGGAGGAGGAGCGGGGATCCCCCGGGAGTTCCCCCGAGTCCCCCGCGTACCTGGGGCGCTCCCCCCGCCGACATCGCTGCCCCTTCCCGGGCCCTGCGGCCCCTCCGGCTCCTCGGGGCTCCTTCCCCGCGGCTCCCCGACCCTTCCCCGGCCTCTGCCCGGCCTCCTCCTGGCCTCCTTCCGCCACCGAGTCCCTCAAATGGCCGCGACGGGTCCTGGGAGAGCGGGAGAGCCGCGATGGGAGCGGGAGCGGGGATGGggcgggagggcggcggggATGGGGCGGGAGGGCGGCGGAACCGGGCCGGAGGAGCGCGGCAGTCCCGAAGCGGCTCCGGCGGCCTCGGCCCCcccgtcctcctcctcctcctcctcctccccccggAATTTGGGGTGCGGAAGGCGCCGAGCGGGGCCGGATCCGGCTGTGAACGGCGAGAGCCGGGAGCGCTGGGAGTTGTAGttcgggatgggatgggatggatcggatgggatgggataaggggatgggatgggataatggaaCGGGATCGGATGGGATGGGAGCGAGCAGGAGCGGCAGCAGGGAATGGCCCCGGCACAGCATCGGCTTGTCCAGCCGGGAACGGCCCCGGGAACCAGGAATAGCCCCGGGAGCCGAGAACAGCCCCGGCACAGCATCCTCCTGGCAGGAATAGCCCCGGGCGCTGGGAATAGCCCGGCACTGCCTCGCCTTGGCAGTCAGGAATAGCCCTGGGGCGCGGGAGGAGCCGTGGCGTGGAATCACCTCATCACCCGGGAACAGCCCCGGGAGCCGGGAACAGCCCCGGGAGCCGGGAACGGCCCCGGGAGCCGGGAACGGCCCCGGGAGCCGGGAACggccccgggagcggccccgggagccgggaacagccccagggccACCGGGCCGCGCTCCCCCGGGCCCAGCGGCTCCTGCGGCAGCTCCCGGCGATCTCGGCTCTCCTCGGTGCCGGCCGCGCCTCGGGGGGTTCGCAGTGACCCCCGTGCGCCCCAGCACCGGCTCCCTCCCGCGGGACCCCCGGACCCGCCGCTCCCACGGGTGTTCCCCCGGCAGTTCCCGAGACACCCGAGCTCCCCCAGACTCACCCCGAGCCCCCCCGACCCCCGGTCCGTgccaccccccccccctccgGGCCACGTGACCGCGACCCCCGGGACCCTCCCCGGGAAACTCACGGGCGGCCGCTGCCCCGCCGCGCGGTGACGTCACGCGCGCGGTGACGTCAGTGCGCCGGTGACGTCGTGGTGTCAGCCATGGCCGCGTCCGGCCGCTCCCCGTTCCGGGTCGgggggcggggcccggcggcAGCGCCCCCTAGCGGAGCCGcgggacaggggatggggaggggccGGAGAGACCCcgcccccccagtgtccccccagcgtcccctcggtgtccccttAGTGTCCCTTAGTGTTCCCCAGTACtgccccggtgtccccagcgtGCCCAGGGTCccccagtacagccccagtgtccccagtgtcccttaGTGTTCCTCAGtacagccccagtgtccccagtgcccccacagtgctccccagagctccccagtgccctccagGACTccccagtacagccccagtgtccccagtgtcccccagtacagccccagggctcccagtgtcccctcactgtcccccaATAcagccccggtgtccccagcgtgccccaatgtccccagtacagccccagtgtccccagtgtcccccataCAGTCCAAGTGCTCCCACAGTGCTCACACAGTGCTCTCCAGAGCTCCCCAgacctcccagtgtcccccagtacagccccagtgcctcccagtaaCCCCACAATTCCCCCCAGTGCACTCCCGTGCCAGCTGCACCCCCTGGTGCTCCCCGGTGCCCCCCACACCTCCGGATGTCACCCCCCTGGCCTTCAGCACCTCACTCCCCCCATGTCCTGCTGCCGGGAGGGGGTACCCGAACAAGGACAGCCGGGAGGAGTGGGAGGTTGTTCCCAGCGTCTGGAGCACATTCCCGGGGGACAGAACCCCATTCCCGAGGACAGGATCCCATTCCCGGGGGCAGGACCCCATTCTTGGGGGGCAGGACCCCGTTCCCGGAGGGCAGAGCTCATTCGCGGCTGCTCCGGGGGCCGGAGCCATTCCCGGGGACCAGAGCCCATGGCCGGTACCAGGAGTCTTTTCTGGCGGCAGGGTGTCCTTCCCGGTGGGACATGACAACATTCCCGGGGGGCAGGAGCCCTTTCCCGGGGGCGGGAGTCATTCCCGGGGGCAGGAGCCCTTTCCCGGGGGCAAGGATGCCACTCCCGGTGGGACACGACAACACTGGcggtgggacagggacatgaaGCCATCCCTGCGGGACTGGAGGTTGTTCCCAGGAGCGGGAGCCCATTCCCGGAGGCTGGAGTTTGCTCCCAGGGGACTGCAGCCCATTCTCGGGCGGCAGGAGCCAATTCCCCGGGGCCAGGAGCCGTTCCCGGGGGGCAGGAGCCCAttcccagggggcaggagcccATTCCCAGGGGGCAGGAACCCATTCCCGGGAGGCAGGAGCCGTTCCCGGGGGGCAGGAGCCGTTCCCGGGGGGCagagcccttccctgggctgcagggtgttCCCAGAGGACTGCAGCCCATTACCGGGGGGCAGGAGCCGTTCCCGGGGGGCAGGAGCCGTtccgggggctgcagggcgctcccagggcaggatggCATTCCCTGCTCATGACGCCATTCCCGGGGTCTGTCCCccgatcccatcccatcccaccctattatcccatcccaccccaccccattatcccatcccaccccattaTCCCACCCCATTATCCCACCCCATTATCCCACCCCATTATCCcaccccattatcccatcccatctcggCCCCTCCTCCCGCGCCCCGcggcgggggtggggggggtgaCCCGCGGGGCCGTCCCGGGGGCGGATTTGGGGGCAGATCCCAGGAAATCGGCTCATGCCGGCCCGACGCCAGCGGCCCGCGGATCCGTGAGGCAGCTGCGGGCGGGATGGGGCTGCCGGTGTGGCGCTGGCTGCCGCTGGCCCTGGCGGCGGccctggcggcggcggcggtggccgCGGGGCAGTCCCCGCTGCAGCGGCGCGTGGTGCGCGATGTGCTCGAGTATTTCCACGGGCGCAGCAACGTGCACTTCCTCTTCAAGGAGCGGGAGCTGGACGGGCTCATCGAGCGGGTCAGCAACGGCGTTCCGCACCGGGAGCCGCCACCCGGCAGCCGGGATGGCCACGGGAAcggggagggggcgcgggggtcccggggggaaCGGGGAGGGGACGGAGTGGCCGGGAGGGAGCAGCGGTGGAGGGGTCATCGAGGGGGTGGGCAGGGATTGGGATCGAGGATTATTGGGGGCTCAGGGTGGCCACGAGGACAGGGAGGGGGTCAGggtggggggtcctggagggcgCACGGGTGAACGGGGTCATCGGGCATGGGGGAtgatttggggttgggatttggggttcagggTCCGGGATGAccatgggaatggggagggtgttggggtgtcccagggggaACAGAGAGGGTAGGGGTGGGGATTGGGGTGTCCTGGAGGGCCAGAAAGGGTTAGAGTGGAGattggggtgtcccaggagggacagagagagggTTGGGGAGGGGATTGGAGTGTCCTGGAGGGAATGGCAGATGGATGGGATTGTCAAGCAGgtgagtttggggtttgggactGGGGTTCAGGACTGGGATCCGGGATGGCCACAGGAATGGGGAGGGGCTCGGGTGTCCCACAGGGAATGGGCAAAGTGCCGGGGTACCCTGGGGTGCCCAGGACCGGCCCTGCTGGCCGGACTGAGCTTGGTTATTCATTAACAGATCCAAGCTGATCCCGGTGCCCCCGGAGCCAGGGCCATCCCGGGGTGCCCCTGCACACTGTCCCATCTCTGGGAAGGGCCAGGACTCCAGGGACCTCCACTTTGGGCCACGTGCCAGTCTTGGGGCCACCCTGGGGTCATTCCTGGGATGGGTTTACCTGAGGGTTTCCAGCATTCAGGATCCCACCCAGGGTTCAGGGTCCcgcctgggatttggggttcctgtgggagctttgaggtccctctCAGGGGTTGGCGTCTGGGGAGTTCAGGGTCTCTCCCAGCATTTGGGGTCACTCCTGGGGTTCGGGGTCTCACTGGGGGCTGTATTCCCTGGGAGTCTGTGGGGTCTGGGAGTCACTCCAGAGGTCGGGATGCCACTGGGGGGTCCAGGCCCTGCCATGCCACGCCCTACCACGCCCTGCCACCCCCGTTCCCCCAGGAGGACCCTTCGGGGACCTTTGTGCAGCTCCGCCTGGGCCTGGCACAGACCACGTGTCGGAAGCGAGCGCCACAGCGGCACTGCCGGGTGCTGGAGAGCCGGGTGAGGCACCTGGGGActgtcctgggctgtccctccTCCCTGGGGCACATGGGCTGTCCCTTTTCCCTTGGGGCACGTGGGGTgtccctcctccccagggccACATCCCAGAGTGTTCCCATCTCCCTTGGGCACATCCTGGAGTGGTGTCCCCTCCCCCAGGACACTTTCCAATCTGTCCCTCTCCTTTGGGCCACGTCCCCACTCCTTTGGGGCATATCCTGGAGTATCCCCTATCCCTTGTGGCACATCCCCCCATAGGGCCCCATCGCTGGGTGTCCCCCCATCCCCtgagcccatccctgggtgtcccctcaCCCTTGTGGTCCATTCCTGGTTGTCCCGCATCCCTTGGGgccatccctgggtgtccccccaTCCCTTGAGgccatccctgggtgtccccccaTCCCTTGAGgccatccctgggtgtccccccaCCCTTGTGGCCCATTCCTGGGTGTCCCCCATCCCTTGGGGCCATCCCAGgggtcccccagcccctcagcctcctgcagACCTGCTGTCCcccccctgctgctgtgggtgggacagaggggacagtggtCAGTGCCAGAGGGTCCCCAGGGTTCCCAGGGGTGACATGCCACCGTGTCCCCAGCGGAAGCCGATCTGCCTGGCCTGCTACAAGTTTGACACCGGCGACGTCCCCAAGGTGCTGGACAAGTACCACAACTGCGGCCCCAGCCACCACCTGGCAGCCAAGGtgaggtgtccccagtgccccccggtgtcccccgcCGTGTCCCCAGCCGGTGCCAGCCCCTGTGTGCCCGCAGGAGATCCGGCAGCGGGACGAGGCCGAGTGCCGGGCGGTGGAGGAGGCAGGCAGAGGGGGGGACACGCCGTACCTGCCCGGGATGTTCGCCTTCTCCCGGGGGCTGCCAGCCTAGGTGGGTACAgagacaggggacagggggcacagggaccctgtcacagcccctctgtgtcccctgggcaTAGGTGggtacagggacaggggacacggggaccccgtcacagcctctctgtgtcccctgggcaTAGGTGggtacagggacaggggacaggggacacagggaccctGTCACAGCCTCTCTGTGTCCTCTGGGCATAGGTGGGTacggggggacaggggacacggggaccccGTCACAGGTCCCTCCATGTCCTCTGGGGCTAGGTGGGtatggggggacaggggacacagggaccacATCACAGccccctccgtgtcccctgGGCCTAGGTGGGTAcagggcaccctgggacaggggacataGGGACCCCATCACAgccccctccatgtcccctggGCATAGGTGGGTATGGGGATAGGGGACAGGAGACACAGGGACCCCATCACAgccccctctgtgtcccctgggcaTAGGTGGgtatggggacaggggacaggggacacagggaccccaTCACAgccccctctgtgtcccctttCCAGGCACCACGGCACCATGGCCTGCCCCGCTTGtcaccccccagccccc harbors:
- the RARRES2 gene encoding retinoic acid receptor responder protein 2; translation: MGLPVWRWLPLALAAALAAAAVAAGQSPLQRRVVRDVLEYFHGRSNVHFLFKERELDGLIEREDPSGTFVQLRLGLAQTTCRKRAPQRHCRVLESRRKPICLACYKFDTGDVPKVLDKYHNCGPSHHLAAKEIRQRDEAECRAVEEAGRGGDTPYLPGMFAFSRGLPA
- the LOC136556247 gene encoding zinc finger protein Xfin-like, encoding MEAPGCTGSEWLVVPKAEVTPEDDRDDPGEPELHDSGQWLVRKVKVEEEEDEAEAWAAAARTGAPLTPPPLPGAFAAEPAGSPGIAGACKAEEPCPEELGYGVLPAWGPGPRLDGIGIGFGVGTGTGVGMSPGAGGCGRRSQPGPRPFCCPQCGKAFGKKAHLTRHLRVHTGERPFPCPHCGRRFRQRIHLRSHLRTHTGERPYPCPRCARRFRKKTHLDRHLRTHTGERPHPCPRCARRFAHRQHLLRHLRLHGDPAPGHGHPDGHGDGHGPAEEKPLPCPGCEMSLTWKQSPAPHLGLHTGAVLGAGNGHLDEHRDGDRDGPAEENLLICPQCGTGIPWKQNLSSQLWQHLESQALGCAQDPQHPLQPPQEPAAQGPQHPPQVPTAEPPFVQDPQLLSQVPGANGSHGCAQDTPPLLQPPQVPGAQDHQPRPQVPGAQDHQPQLQVPSAKSGQGCAQDPPQVPPAQRPFTCPQCGRGFGRKAHLARHLLVHSGTRPHACARCGRRFSSKTNLGRHQAVHTGLRPHHCARCGRGFTRKTHLERHERTHGTGTGTGTGTGTAGAGMATATAATGTGVTGSQLDWSEPPTLCAGSPREKANIPGRYGVSPPLPASSTARHSASSRCRISCGHTGAGTGWGHGGGHRGALGTPHLGCQVVAGAAVVRKCTLLRPWKYSSTSRTTRRCSGDCPAATAAAARAAARASGSQRHTGSPIPPAAASRIRGPLASGRHEPISWDLPPNPPPGRPRGSPPPPPPRGAGGGAEMGWDNGPDPAPLGAFRTPNSGGRRRRRRRTGGPRPPEPLRDCRAPPARFRRPPAPSPPPSRPIPAPAPIAALPLSQDPSRPFEGLGGGRRPGGGRAEAGEGSGSRGEGAPRSRRGRRAREGAAMSAGGAPQPAHALDLLPYSRLSPAPRAGSQLDAVGAEIPSDPCTGYRFFKPGGLFGMKPPEEPFGAARTGPEESKALGSPCAVEPGRVSKVEPEEKPGIGAGSLELFPAAAGGSSGRWFPGGQRGPEPPRDPPAPRAGCWGAQGGVPGPFRCAQCGKGFRQKQSLVTHERIHTGEKPFRCGDCGKSFSQRPNLLTHRRVHTGERPFPCAQCGKSFSQKANLLAHQRIHGAHPEEGKARARAPARGCPEDAPFVCPECGKSFRQKPNLITHRRIHTGERPFSCFLCGRSFNQKTNLVTHYRVHTGERPFACAQCGKRFTQKTNLVTHQSTHTDLRPFPCAQCHKCFKDKVSLKAHQKTHIPRQRRCPARGPAPAAPFGAAPALLPPAPAPQDPAPFAPLPPAPKLPEGATELFPCPEKGFPPPPPAEPSFPCAHCGEGFCPKVPLLRPPEAPAAPFAPGPPLLGPLGAQPGPGEAVLSPEKPFICNQCGNSFGLWLALVAHQKSHAGHKPCPGAPPAEPGAEQPPGSPPGARAGEGRPWPCPECGRGLAQCERAPRHGHGAGGRGPFRCDTCGKRFSLKTNLATHQRIHTGERPFTCGVCGRRFNQKGNLVTHYRVHTGERPFACAQCGKRFAQKPNLLAHQKTHLGRQPFTCLECPKRFKSKLSLRVHQRVHTGTPGPAPGTLDPAGSPFPCGLCGEACAEHGGLRPGHGGERPHACAECGKRFRQKVNLAVHLRTHTGERPFRCADCGKGFSQKAHLLRHRRTHGVGLAPPCAAGDPLAKGPEPPALLLPPCSRGAPPARPDSPSGAADILLQLMQDEPPPGPGAAPVPPCKCPGGGPSPRAPGLPPPCCCAACLAPRPPEPPRGQLWAKAGGCARAFDEKRVPGAPERECGEEKPAPCPGCL